The following proteins are encoded in a genomic region of Maribacter hydrothermalis:
- the frr gene encoding ribosome recycling factor, which produces MNEEVQFVLDSTKEAMDAAIAHLEREFLKIRAGKASPAMLSSVLVDYYGSQSPLSQIANINTPDGRTISVQPWEKGMLQEIEKAIMNANLGFNPMNNGDLIIINVPPLTEERRIQLTKQAKAEAEHAKVGVRSARQDANKEIKDLDISEDLQKNATADIQDLTDGFTKKIDDFLSKKEAEIMKV; this is translated from the coding sequence ATGAACGAAGAAGTACAATTTGTTTTAGACTCCACAAAGGAAGCAATGGACGCTGCAATAGCACATTTAGAGCGTGAATTTTTAAAAATTAGGGCAGGTAAGGCAAGTCCTGCAATGTTATCTTCAGTCTTAGTTGACTATTATGGATCGCAATCTCCATTATCGCAAATAGCAAATATAAACACGCCTGATGGAAGAACAATTTCTGTTCAACCATGGGAAAAAGGCATGCTACAAGAAATTGAGAAAGCCATAATGAATGCCAATTTAGGCTTTAACCCTATGAATAATGGCGATTTAATTATAATTAATGTTCCACCACTTACCGAGGAGCGGAGAATACAACTCACTAAACAAGCAAAAGCCGAAGCAGAACATGCAAAAGTAGGCGTACGTAGTGCAAGACAAGATGCAAACAAAGAAATAAAAGACCTTGATATTTCAGAAGATTTACAAAAAAATGCTACTGCGGATATTCAAGATTTAACCGATGGCTTTACCAAAAAAATTGATGATTTCTTATCTAAAAAAGAAGCAGAAATTATGAAAGTTTAA
- the pyrH gene encoding UMP kinase encodes MHYKRILLKLSGEALMGEKQYGIDSNRLNEYAEEIKEVVEKGIEVAIVIGGGNIFRGLAGAATGMDRVQGDHMGMLATVINGLALQSALEMTGVQTRLQSAIKINEVAEPFIRRRAMRHLEKGRVVIFGGGTGNPYFTTDSAAVLRAIEIEADVILKGTRVDGIYTADPEKDKNATKFDSISFQEVLTKGLKVMDTTAFTLSQENELPIVVFDMNKKGNLLKIVDGQTIGTTVNI; translated from the coding sequence ATGCACTACAAAAGAATTCTACTAAAATTAAGTGGCGAAGCCTTAATGGGTGAAAAGCAATATGGCATTGACTCAAACAGACTTAATGAATATGCAGAAGAGATAAAAGAAGTTGTAGAAAAAGGCATTGAAGTTGCAATTGTAATCGGTGGCGGTAATATATTTCGAGGATTAGCTGGTGCTGCTACAGGTATGGACAGAGTTCAAGGTGACCATATGGGTATGCTGGCAACCGTAATTAATGGACTTGCCTTACAAAGTGCTCTAGAAATGACCGGTGTACAAACAAGATTACAATCTGCAATTAAAATCAATGAAGTAGCTGAACCTTTTATAAGAAGACGTGCAATGAGGCATTTAGAAAAAGGAAGGGTAGTTATATTCGGCGGTGGTACAGGTAACCCATACTTTACAACAGATTCTGCAGCAGTATTAAGAGCAATTGAAATTGAAGCCGATGTAATTCTTAAAGGAACACGAGTTGATGGTATTTATACTGCAGATCCAGAAAAAGATAAAAATGCAACCAAATTTGATTCTATTTCCTTCCAAGAAGTACTTACTAAAGGACTTAAGGTTATGGATACCACAGCCTTCACACTTAGTCAAGAAAATGAACTACCAATTGTAGTTTTTGATATGAACAAAAAAGGAAACTTACTTAAAATTGTTGACGGCCAAACTATTGGAACAACTGTTAATATTTAA